The following are encoded together in the Scytonema millei VB511283 genome:
- a CDS encoding biotin transporter BioY yields the protein MAVPNQFLWSLIGLLLTIGGTFVEAYITSAPISWHERGIQTISLGVTCQIGAVLLVGCLGGKSAAALSQIAYLLLGLVWLPIFAQGGGFGYWRELNFGYILGFIPGAWVCGSLAFRQDDMKLESLAGSCLGGLLIIHLCGLAYLLPSQVFHWASTQAQSIIQPILQYSLYPLPGQLAVVCAVAVIAYGWRLIMFY from the coding sequence GTGGCTGTTCCTAACCAATTTCTTTGGTCTCTGATTGGTTTACTTCTTACCATTGGTGGCACTTTTGTAGAAGCATACATTACTAGTGCGCCAATAAGTTGGCACGAACGCGGGATACAGACAATCTCTTTAGGTGTCACCTGTCAAATTGGTGCTGTGCTACTCGTGGGTTGTTTGGGTGGCAAAAGTGCAGCAGCATTATCCCAAATTGCTTATTTGTTGCTCGGCTTGGTTTGGTTGCCAATATTTGCTCAAGGTGGCGGTTTTGGCTATTGGCGAGAACTCAATTTTGGATACATACTGGGTTTTATTCCTGGGGCTTGGGTTTGTGGCTCACTGGCGTTTCGGCAAGATGACATGAAACTAGAGAGTCTTGCTGGTAGTTGTCTAGGTGGTTTGTTGATAATTCACCTCTGCGGTTTAGCGTATTTGCTGCCCAGCCAAGTTTTTCACTGGGCAAGCACGCAAGCTCAATCTATAATTCAACCTATACTTCAGTATTCTTTGTATCCTCTCCCAGGACAACTAGCCGTAGTCTGTGCTGTTGCTGTGATTGCTTATGGCTGGAGACTGATAATGTTTTATTAG
- the lspA gene encoding signal peptidase II, with protein sequence MKNRRFWMAAIASFILDQLTKFWVVQNFDLGETYPIWSNVFHFTYVTNTGAAFSLFAGEVGWLRWLSLIVSLLLIAWAYFGPPMKPLEQWGYGFILGGALGNGIDRFFAGYVVDFLDFRLIGFPVFNLADVSINLGIVCILIASLPRVSTLKRLR encoded by the coding sequence ATGAAAAATCGCCGTTTCTGGATGGCAGCGATCGCCAGTTTTATCTTAGACCAGCTAACTAAATTCTGGGTGGTGCAAAATTTTGACTTGGGCGAAACTTATCCAATTTGGTCTAACGTGTTTCATTTCACCTATGTGACCAACACTGGTGCTGCCTTCAGTTTGTTTGCTGGCGAAGTGGGGTGGTTGCGCTGGCTATCTCTGATAGTGAGTTTGCTGTTAATTGCATGGGCTTATTTTGGTCCGCCCATGAAACCTTTGGAACAATGGGGCTATGGTTTCATTTTGGGAGGAGCGTTAGGTAACGGGATCGATCGCTTTTTTGCGGGTTATGTGGTCGATTTCTTAGATTTTCGGTTAATTGGATTTCCTGTTTTTAACCTGGCAGATGTGTCGATCAATTTGGGCATTGTCTGCATCCTAATTGCAAGTTTGCCAAGAGTCTCTACTCTT